In one window of Poriferisphaera corsica DNA:
- the dusB gene encoding tRNA dihydrouridine synthase DusB, which translates to MLQVGNVQLPSNAFLAPVAGYFDLAYRLVVRSVPGYKGHAAVGLTCTDLLCPQALLSENEKSLWLAATSPDDKPVCMQLYGANAEIMAEAAQWSEAHGATMIDINMGCPVDKVTKRNGGSKLLCDPCNTIKMAEAIVKSVNIPVTAKIRLGWDDSSLIHTTLPTQLADVGIAMITVHGRTTEQRFKPSVRIPLIAETVAALKSNHSIPVIGNGDIKIPQDAKRMIDETGCDGIMVARGAMGQPWLFRDIVYHLETGKLPRPYPRIERMKCVIRHFENMLTMRDERIATNTIRVRMSRYSPHLQPWPNLKRDIQYVKTASEMRDFLNAGLERISQEDGITDPSFELAT; encoded by the coding sequence ATGCTTCAAGTTGGCAACGTACAACTACCCTCAAATGCTTTTTTAGCGCCTGTCGCGGGATATTTTGACCTTGCGTATAGGCTTGTTGTCCGATCCGTCCCGGGCTACAAAGGCCACGCAGCAGTTGGCCTAACTTGCACGGACTTGCTTTGCCCTCAGGCACTTTTATCCGAAAATGAAAAATCTCTCTGGCTGGCCGCCACTTCTCCCGATGACAAACCAGTTTGCATGCAGCTATACGGCGCCAATGCCGAAATTATGGCCGAGGCCGCACAATGGTCTGAAGCCCATGGCGCAACGATGATCGACATCAACATGGGTTGCCCCGTCGATAAAGTCACGAAACGAAACGGCGGCTCCAAACTGCTCTGCGATCCATGCAATACCATCAAGATGGCTGAGGCAATCGTCAAATCAGTCAATATCCCAGTAACCGCAAAGATACGGCTAGGCTGGGACGACAGTTCATTAATTCATACCACGCTGCCCACACAACTCGCCGATGTCGGCATCGCCATGATTACTGTTCATGGCCGGACCACGGAACAACGCTTCAAACCATCGGTTAGAATCCCGTTGATCGCAGAGACGGTTGCCGCGTTGAAGTCTAATCATAGCATTCCTGTTATTGGAAATGGCGACATCAAAATACCTCAAGATGCTAAGCGCATGATAGATGAAACAGGATGCGATGGCATCATGGTTGCTCGCGGCGCAATGGGCCAACCATGGTTATTCCGCGACATTGTTTACCATCTTGAGACAGGCAAACTGCCGCGCCCCTACCCTCGCATTGAACGCATGAAGTGTGTCATACGACACTTTGAGAATATGCTCACGATGCGTGATGAACGTATCGCAACCAACACGATCCGAGTCCGCATGTCGCGTTACTCGCCTCACCTTCAACCGTGGCCGAATCTCAAGCGTGATATTCAATACGTTAAAACAGCAAGCGAAATGCGTGACTTCTTAAACGCTGGACTCGAACGCATCAGCCAAGAAGACGGCATCACTGACCCGTCTTTTGAACTCGCAACATAG
- a CDS encoding glucuronate isomerase: protein MQTTNLAQTVRTIISQQRVTDLHTHCFAPAFGYKLSIEKTQGAGLLLWGVDELVTYHYLIAELFRVVGADQITPDQFYGLSKIEQANLIWDELFIKRTPLSEACRGVITTLTKLGLDPNTQSLDPIRQWFSEQDVDSYIDRVMSVAGVDHIVMTNEVFDAAERKLWLSDAEALKRDSRFSPVLRIDKLLNDWPSVCQDLVELEYAVSEPVTPDTLAEIRRFLNDWLDRTEAIYVATSFGPEFRFVPDGSEPTECELIIEHALMPVLAERNLAWALMIGSVRGVNPRLGDAGDMCGKADISSLTNLALRFPENKFMATLLSRESQHELCIAARKFGNLLPFGCWWFLNNPSIIEEMTRERIELLGTSFSPQHSDARILDQLVYKWDHSRQVLSKVLTEKYEDLSRAGWIVTEEHIRNDAERLLRNNFRTFVGMDESAMLRVQKTGQ, encoded by the coding sequence ATGCAAACCACAAATCTCGCACAAACTGTTCGTACCATCATCTCTCAACAGCGGGTTACGGATCTGCACACCCATTGTTTTGCTCCCGCGTTTGGCTATAAATTGAGTATTGAAAAAACTCAGGGGGCAGGCCTATTGCTTTGGGGTGTTGATGAATTGGTGACGTATCACTATCTGATTGCAGAGTTATTTCGGGTCGTAGGAGCAGATCAGATTACGCCAGATCAGTTTTATGGTCTGTCGAAGATTGAGCAAGCGAATTTGATTTGGGATGAGCTTTTCATCAAACGAACACCACTTTCCGAGGCTTGTCGTGGTGTGATTACGACACTTACAAAACTCGGTTTAGACCCGAATACGCAATCGCTTGATCCCATTCGACAATGGTTTAGTGAGCAGGATGTTGATTCATATATCGATCGTGTTATGTCCGTGGCAGGTGTTGATCACATTGTTATGACGAACGAAGTGTTTGATGCGGCTGAACGTAAGTTGTGGCTGTCAGATGCTGAAGCGTTGAAGCGTGATTCACGATTTAGTCCGGTGTTGCGTATCGATAAGTTGCTGAATGATTGGCCGAGTGTATGTCAAGATTTAGTGGAACTCGAATACGCGGTATCTGAGCCAGTAACACCTGACACACTTGCTGAGATTAGGCGTTTCTTAAATGATTGGCTTGACCGTACAGAAGCGATATATGTGGCCACCTCGTTTGGACCGGAGTTTCGTTTCGTGCCAGATGGTTCGGAACCGACAGAGTGTGAGTTGATTATCGAGCATGCGCTCATGCCGGTGTTGGCTGAACGCAATCTCGCTTGGGCATTAATGATCGGGTCTGTTCGTGGGGTGAATCCAAGACTCGGTGATGCAGGCGATATGTGCGGTAAGGCGGATATTTCTTCACTGACGAATCTTGCGTTACGGTTCCCTGAGAATAAATTCATGGCTACACTCTTAAGCCGTGAAAGCCAACATGAACTATGCATCGCGGCGAGGAAATTTGGTAATCTCTTGCCATTTGGATGTTGGTGGTTCTTGAATAATCCATCGATTATTGAAGAGATGACGCGGGAGAGGATTGAACTGCTCGGTACTTCATTTAGCCCACAGCATTCCGATGCTCGTATTCTCGATCAACTTGTCTATAAATGGGATCATTCGAGGCAAGTTTTGTCGAAAGTTCTAACGGAAAAATATGAAGATCTAAGTCGAGCCGGTTGGATCGTTACGGAAGAGCACATCAGAAATGATGCAGAGCGTTTGCTCCGTAATAATTTCAGAACGTTTGTGGGGATGGATGAATCCGCTATGTTGCGAGTTCAAAAGACGGGTCAGTGA